Within Terriglobia bacterium, the genomic segment CTGCCACGGATTCAGTGGAGTTATGCCGAAGGCATGTTCGATGACAGGTTCCGCCCGCTCAAGTGGCTCAAGAAAGCCGCGTATGTCGGTACGCTGACCTTCCATCACCGCACGCAATTCGAGAATCTGGAAACGCGCACCCGCTGGCCCATGCCTTGCACTGCAGGCGAAACTTCTGCCGTCATCGACTTTGACGGGCGGGTTCGAGCCTGCGAATTGCGCAAACCGATCGGTAACCTGCGCGACCATGGCATGGACTTTCAGGTCTTCTGGGAGAGCCCGGCCCGGCAGGACGAACCCCGGCAAATCCAATGCGATCAATGCTGGTGCACCCATGTGTGCTTT encodes:
- a CDS encoding SPASM domain-containing protein, which codes for LPRIQWSYAEGMFDDRFRPLKWLKKAAYVGTLTFHHRTQFENLETRTRWPMPCTAGETSAVIDFDGRVRACELRKPIGNLRDHGMDFQVFWESPARQDEPRQIQCDQCWCTHVCFIHDSLRYSYRATLFEIPKNYLLRKAW